CGTGGGAGCAGAGGAGGTCCTCTCGGCAACGGCATTCAAGCTTCCATATTTACTCAGGCGCAGGTGATCTACCGGTCCGAGCGAGTGGGCAGCTCATAGCTGTTCCAGCTACTAAATTTACATACAATTTAACTAACTGTTATCGTTATCATTCGTTCACAATAACCAAACTGGACCTGGTTAAACACCCAAAGTCACCACCATGAATCGAACCGGAATATTCATTATCTGCACTTGGTACAAAATGAGGTTAATGTTTTTCTCTTGTTTTGTTTACTGGGTTTAAGAGTGGCCTTGATTGTGAGTTAAGATGAAATGGAGGCTCAACCGAAAGTaagagataaataataaagtaatgCAACCttggggcggcggcggggcttCCGGGTTCGTTCACTGCACCGTGCGCCGGCGCCGGTTGTCGTCCCACTGCCTCCGCCGTTGAGACAATTTTACATCCCAgtttaactgtcactttccTAAATATAGAATAAAGCTTGGCACTTCTTTAGGCTGTTCATTACACAGACCATAACAGTATAAACACTCGATTCGTTCGTAATTTAGAAGCAACAAGCACCAAGGAATAAAAGGATAAAAATGgcagataggtaggtatccaGTTATTAATGATTCGCTAAAACATTTCCAAAATACATGTCACAtctaaaattttatcaaaaaaatatgcttaaaatgtttagaaccGTAGAAAAAACTGTAGGTTGTCTCACCAACTTGGTGTCCTTGTTGTATCGGAACAACCGGTTTTTTTAATGCAAAATCTCGCACATGACTGTTTCAATCGGATCAATAGGTATTTGGAAGCAAAGTTGATTATTCTTAAAACTCGCTTTCATCagttagtaaaaaaacacttaaagATTTcagtgtattttagttatgcCAGTGTATCTGTACTTTGTAAAGTTTAAAGCTGCATAAAATAAAAGGCCTACACAAAATGAACATggtttaaaaagtaaaacgaAAGagaattaaaaacaacaaatgctaaaatactttattgagTTTCAGCGATCtttattaatgaattaaataatgaGTAAGGCAATCACGTGGTATTGTATGCATTTGCATTGATAATTAATGCAATTTTAGattatattacaatattttaagcaTCAAGCATTCTATACAAAGAGATTAATATTGATTAACTTATCACATTATCTTtggaatttttatttacctaaaacATGTTACTATTCACTAATATGTAGTTCAATAGGTTCGATATTTAAACTAGACTCAATATCAGAATCTGTATTGTTGCTAGCATGCTCGATTTCTGCGCAGTCCGTGACGTCATTTTGTACCTCAGTACCATCACTTTCTAAGACACCCGTGTTTCCTTTCTCATCTTCATTTTCTTCTGAAACTTCTGCTATAATTTTGTTTGGACCATTTGAGGTCGAATTCAATACTGGAACTTCTAAAACAATATCTTCGTTTTCAGTTTCTTTTACCGATTCAGTAACTTTATTTTCTTCAAGCGGTTTGAACAATTCTTGAAGTGATGAAACTTTTTTCTCCGTTGGAATAAttctatttaaatatactAATATATCAGAGAGAGAAACGATGCCTATTAGTTTGTCTTCCTTATCAACTAATAATAATCGATGACTTTCAGTTCTAACAATAACTTCTAAGGCCTCGTATAAAGTAATACTGGAACGACATTTCTGCAATTTTTCTTCCCAGTCtttctttttatttcttacttcACCTATAGTCACAGATAAGTCTGAATATATCTTTTCacttactaaatttaatacttcATATTTAGCATACACATCtaaaagttttttgttttcgTCCAAAATTGGTAAAGCAGATATATCTTTTTCCAACAATAACTGAAATGCAGTTTTGATACTAGTCGATTCTGTGACAGATACAATATTATCATACGTTCCTATCTTCAATTCGACAAGATTCTTGTGGAAAAATGTTAGCTCCGGGAATTCGTTCAGGTATACAAAAAGGAATCGCAAAATTCGCTTGTGGGAAAGTATGTAGAGTACATCGCCACATACAGGGTCGACTAAGAGGAGTCGATGGACGCGGTGCTTGTTGAGGTAGTTGATGGCCTCGTGCAGCGACTGGTCTGGGCCGACCACACACAGCGGCTTGCGCGAGGGCCGCAGCAGGCGCTTCCACGCGTGCAGCGTGTGCCGCTCCAGCTCGTCCACCGACGTGCCCGCCGCCTCCAGGTGCAGCAGGATCCGGATGAAGTCCGTCACCGTGATCATGCCCACCAGCTGCTTCTTCGTCGAGTCCCACAGCGGAGCGGACCGGATACCGTGCGAGATCAGAGTGGGAAAAGTTTTTCTCACCAGGAACTGGGTATCAAATATGATAACTTTTGCTGATTTGGGCAACATCTCGTAGCACTTGTGGTATTTGAAGAAGTTCAATAGCAACCTAGTTTTATCCCTTCCTCCGAGTGATATTTGGACAATTGATAAATATGGGTCATATTTTGGGAGACCACGCACTTCTCGGAACAACTGCTTCGCCTGCACGGGGTCGAGAGATGCGTATGAATTCTTTTGATAGGTGGGTGACGTAGTCCCTATTGAAGAGCGTCGTGGCTGTTTACCACTCTTCTTCTTGACTGGATCTGCAGCAGGTTTCTGATCCTCCGTGTGAGGTTTGCTCCTGAAGATGTCCATCACCCTCGTAATTGGACTGTACTTGCGAGAGGAGGCTCCAGTTACTGTGTGGTAATACTTTTTATCGGATTTTCCGGATTCCTCGGAGCTCGGGTCATCTTTTGAAGCTTCAGGAGCTTCTGTGCTTCTCGACGCACCAGTTAAAGCACCTTTAACGTTTTGGATAAGCGATTGATGTTTTTTGGCGTCGCTCTTTCTTCTTAATCGGAACATATCAAAGATAGAGCTTCTTGGACTAGAGGAGGTGCCGTGGAAGGTCTCGTACTCCTTGGGCAGGGGCTCGCGCTCGGCGctggcggggcgcgcgggctCGGGGCGCGCGAACAGGCTGCGCGCGTGCGGGCGCTGCGCCTCGGCCCCGCGCGTGCCGAAGTGCACGGTGTGCGCGTTGTTGTgcgccgcctccgccgccTCCTTCGCCTCCACTGGCAACTTAGTAACCACAAATTTTCTCCTCTCCCCGACCACAGTCTGACTGCCGGATTGCGCATCTTGGctctttttcttcttattCTTATGCTTCGACTTCCCGTATTTGGTGGGAGTCTCCGATGATGAAGCTTCATTTTCTAATATTGGATCCATTTTAATCTAATTATGTTATACCTTTACAATGGTACATGATCTGGACACAGCGTCGAAGgtacctgaaaataaaaaaaaggtttattagACCAACTAGATAATTCACAAAATAGCTgtcttatataataataaaacatatgtTCTGGGAcgaataggtatttaaaataaaaattgagtaAGTTTTCTCATTGCTTATGTTTCAGAGCCGTTGGCTATGTTACATGTAAtctgaaagtatttttgtttttcttctaTGTCACATAAAATAATGGTCTTTCTATGATGGGTTAGTTAAGTTATTACGTTAATTCCACTATCGGTAGTCCTCTAACTATAGATACAGTATGCTTAAAGTAAGATAGGTACCTCTTTGTATCATTTTAAAttatctaagtaggtaaataaactataatttatcattatcagataaaataaatataacgtTTTGTAGTATCTTTAAACCTGCATAGTATTTGCCGCAAGGACGAATGCTCACGTGTAAAAATAGCGCTGGTTCTTGTTGCTAGGCAACGCATTGCACCAACACCGATGCACCAAATCCTATTGGCGAAGCAGTTGCATAACCAATCACTTCACCTATCTATCCGACTCGTCACAACATTTTACACGTCAAGTACTACAAGCAAACACGGAAAACTACAAGTAATCAGCCACACCGATGTAGATAAATctacataagtaatataaacCCACGTTTATAACGATACCGCGCGCGTATTACTCGTATATCTGTCACTTTTTCAATCAATACATTCCGTCTGCAGACACTTGGGAACGAAACACAATAACTACTGTGCTATATTTGAAACTGTTGGCGTACCTGTGTGCAGCGTGATGGGCATGGCGTCTTGCGTGGTTTTGTTTAGTTGTAGCTTTGTGAGTTGTGGAGAATAAACGACTTGGATCGGTATTTTGGTGACAGCTGCGCGGTGGGCCCGCGACCCCGGGGCGCCATGTTGCCGGCGCAGGGCTCGCCCCGACATCTGCGGGGGCTCCCGGGAACCCTCTGCAAGCCGCACTCATAACCCCGCCTAACATTTCGTGTGTAATTTTGATGAAGTTTTCCCCGCTATGGCATAGATGTCGACTGTAGTTCAGTGTGGTCGTGAAAAACAATACGGTGGAGCGTGATGTCACGTTCGCAACATGGCAATGAAATGATGaatgtgtaattaattacataatgtGATAGCATCTCATCTCGCATACGATGTGTAGGTATAGCGTACGGTGGTAATACAGTTACAAGTTCTTAAAGATCATAATATCTATTCGTTTGCACTATTCTATGCAcgcatatttttgtacataggtatataggttTTAAGTAATGTAATAATGGAACTAATCTAGTTCATAGTCtatgaaaacaaaattgaGTATATATGTTAATTGTGATGTAGgtgaacaataaaaataagtactcgattataattaggtattacaGGGTGATAAGAAAGGGTAGATCTCCGGAGGTCAATCTAAATAAGACCAAGATTTTTAATAGTAGAAAGTAATTCATGTAAGATGTAAACACACAGTTTCTTCATAAACTGTTGGACAACGGACAACAATTAAAGGTGTAATTATAAGGCaagattatttaataaatcgaTTCATAGtacttatgttaattttaaatacaacgGTTATTGCTTTTGCactaaaaataagtttttacatGGATAATTAGATTAATGCTTAGTTTTATCTAGGCATCAATTTGCACTTAcaaatatgtaaatacaaaaaaaatatagctgaaccaattaaaaaataatattttcatactaAGTATGCGGCAGAATATTATGTCTGAAGGATcccaaaaaacataataaaaatgattaaaattttcattCCAGTCATAAATATTCTTACACTTAACTAATTCAATTATCTATAAGATATTGAAAATGTTATAGTCTAATAGTAAGAGGAATTATTGCATctgtattgaaaaaagttaACCATTTTGTGACTATGTATAGGTAGACAATTCTATACAACTGTTCTGTATTTGCACGAGATGTATGATCCATATATTTACGAGAAGcaaatatatttagtttacgTTAATTACCATAATTATTGAAGAGATACATTATTCTATTTATGTAATCAGAATAATGTACTATCTGCTACACATCAGCTGCTGTTAGTGAACCTGCAATACCAAGAGCGCGGAATCAGCTGTTCCTATTACAACTTTAACTGCCCCCATAGTCCTTCAATCTATGAATGAACTCACAATCACAAACTCGTGCCGATTTACGTCAACGGAACTCAAGTGTAAGCCAGACGAATCAAAGCTTCCGACGAGCTTATCCTGTTTCAAAATAACACATAACTGAAGTGTACTTGTACCTAACAATGACGTATGATGTATTACAGCGGAGCTCGTCACACGGCATCGATCCCCCGCCGCCCACGCCAGCGGTCTTAATTTAGCGGAAACTTGCCGGGAGGGTGCCCGCTGCCGCATGCGCGACGGTGACGTCACAACCGTGACGTCACGGACGTATCGTAACGGTGACGTCACTCGGCACGTGGGGACCGTGACGTGGCGCGGGGGCGGCAGGCAGCGCCGCGGTCGATGGATTctgatgataataatttcatCTAGTTCAACGACGTCGACAGGAGAGTATAACTACCGGCCTGGCCTTCACAGAAGCCACGGGTCGACAGCTCACGTGTACTTTGCTTAGCGTTATAACTTATATGAGACATAGGTCAACCGTTTAATAAAACTGTGTGACATTCTCGCCTTTCAATATGAATGGAGTATGATTATACGGGGTTATGAATGTTATGCATTATTAGTAATGgcctttaaaatatatatgtactaTGTTGTAGATTTCTACTATATTAAGAGATTTACTATTTTCAGTTCcaaatatttttagatttttacGTTTTTCACGTAGgcaggtaagtacataagttaAGTAGGACTATCAAGCTCATTAATATCATTTACTAACTTCCGTCAATCAGTGATTATTCTCTAATCTCTTTATTGCTGTTATACCGTGCAATTATTCAATTATGTGTACATGAAGAACATTTATGGTCCCATGATTGTAGTAGCTGACACAGTTAAAAGTAAATTCTTACTTTctttactgtacctactatCATACGATTACTGCatgattatttgttttaaatgttattgttGGAATAAGTGTTAAATAATATGactcataaataattttcatttctGTAGGAACATTACTGGAAAAATATGGTAACTATTGAGGTGTTATTCCGTAGATGCCTATCGCCTGCCTTTATGTAACAGGCCTATATCCTGTCCTAAGCAATGTGCAACAATGTAACATGTCTCTATATCTAGGCGAGTCATCGAGGTCGCGAAGTTTTAGCATACTTTTTGTGTAGGTAGGTGAACCAATCTTATctgataaatatataattttgctaTCTTCATAACAATGTTTTGCGCACAGCAGTTTGAATTTCCTCCCTGAATGTCTACGagatataaatacattatatcGATTAGATAATTTGTTCGGtatataatgtaataaatacttttaggTTCATTAAGTTAATGCTGGAATGagattttttatgttatcaTTTACTTAGCTTTTATGTTCGTTTCATAACaagttaatttttattaagaaGACGCTGAGTAATAATCTTACAATACAGACAGGTAAATGTgttatttgataatttatttttgtagaaaGTACCGAGTACAATTTACAATCTACAAAGTGAGCCGAAAGGACCACGTTCTGCAAACTGAAATTTCAGCTGATTCTATCTAGAGGTTAACAGTTAACACTATATAAGAGATCATttgatgttttaatttatttatttcatgatggctacttttaaacaataaaatgaatTAATGTTATCTCAATTTTTTAAAGTGGCCCACTGCAATTTTCGTGCTTGCTTACGGATTATTGCAGATAACCTTATCTTAAATCACGgataatcccaaacttgaaaTATACAGATAAGTTTCAGAGTCGATGCACACTTCAGGTCCAGTCACTATATtcgttttaaataataataaatgtcgTTACTCTGAAATTCTGATAATATATGTagattataggtacctaatgcaGAACTTTTCTATggttaaaatagttttaatttgtttttaaagtaTACTCAATATAGATAAGCATAAGCACGTAGCTAGAACTTATagtgattttattaattttgtttattattaaattgtggacaaatataataatatattctgcaaaacaaaattaatttcgcatttaataaaattaaacaatcgacttttaaaaataactaaaaagtcaaatattataaatttaaatggtgtcacaattgaaaaaaaagaagtcgggtttaaaaaaacacatgcataCAGTATACGAATCGAAAACCTGGCCCTTTTGTCGAAGTCATGTCGTTTAAAAGGATATAGGATATTGATAGActgtattaattttatgacatgagAATAAGAATTGGTAATAGAACCTTTAAGAGGCAGCGTGGCATAGAGAGAGAAAATTGACTAACTCTAGCCGTAGGAAAACCTAACGGCAATATTGACGTTAActcaatgtttatgaatgaaaatttTGGTGATTTAATTTGCATAGTAATGGGTGATATTGGCATCAACAGCAGAAAAATATAAGCTATTCTACAAgacatatatgtatacattttaggtacatacctatttTACTGTACCTAATGctgttaatattgttattattacaaCAACATATTCTACCAAGGGCAtagtataattaatataagcAGATAAAATGTTGTCTTAGGAATTCAGTTGGTGTCACTTTACATTCACAAATCTAGctgtgtatgtatgtttacaatacaaaaatataccaaatGGAAACAattcttaaaactaaattatggGTAAGTACTGTAGGTACTTCTAtattacctaagtaagtacattatatcATAGCATAATCATAAATAGTAAGTTCTTACCTCCTAATAACAGAAATATACGTGaagtaaacaaacattttttactgCGCATTGAATTGAcactacttacataataaaaattaagtacttgTTTGTATTAATTAGATAGTTACCTATGCTACTAGTAACTATGTTATTAGTAGCATAGTAGTTACTGGctactttttaatattaaataggtGTAAAAGTACTTTTAAgaattataaattacttagTAAACTAACTCTaatataagtatgtaagtactgtTAGGTATATGTGTAGGTCTGAAATAATAgatatataagtaggtacctgaaGTAGGTGAAATCGCAAGGCAAGGTCCCTCCGGAACCGAAGAGCTGagtgaaacaaatgaaactaaCATTCCGTCAGCCGGAGTGCTCGCGCTCggttactaggtacttaccttgaCGATGAGTGCGTAAGTTATTTTCCATAACAGCATACAATAAAACTCAAGTCTACACGGATCATTTCATTGGTACCGAGCCAAATATTTCTACGGGCATCTTCGTAAAGGGCCATGTGATTAACAAACAAGCAAACTGAGCGTCCAGATTGTgtctataaatattttcctCGGTGGCATTCCTaaacataacctcaaaacTCGCGACATTACGCTTATAAAGTGCAAGaataacaacaataacaaccaatatacttacaatagCTTTCATTGCGTTAAACCCCCTCTGCAGACTATTTGTGAAGCACTTaactcacacacacactcacactgGTGATACAGTAGCTAGCgaactaaacaataaatagTTTTGGAGCTACACGGCGACACGGCGGCCTGCGTCGCAGCACTTCACAGAGCAGCAGCGCGCGAGTTGTATAACGCAGTAATTGAAGTCACCGTTTCGTGTTTAGAGACCGCCATGCCCAATTAGAACAATTTAGAAGCGCACAATATTGTTTGTTGGGTGTGGACGCGCTGGCGATGGCGGCTCCGAGCTCGGGGCAAGCCGCGTTCTCGTTTTGATGGAATGCTCGGGCGAGGTGATGCGCCCGCGCCGGTCACGCACACACGCGCGCGCGCGCCCACACGCGCACGCGACCgccgcacacacacacacacacacacatgtaCCACACACGCGAGCTACACCACACATAGAATGATAGCTGCTGATAACACTTCATATAAACGAAGGGCTTATCAGTAGAATGAAATACGAGATAGGGTTACTAACTAATCGGTCCAAAATAATTAGGCGATTCAGTGATTCGTAtatgtacatatgtataagtaaataaacgtATTCCGTATAAATGTTTCATGTTGTCTTTATAATGCTAATAGAATATAAGTTAGGCTGGGGATGAATGAAACAGCAATTTTTCGCGATTTCAGAGTTGGCCTCTTTGACTCATTGCAGTGTATTATCATATGGGAATTATCTTGAAATAAAGaattcttcttcttgtcgtgTCGATGGCGACTgtcatttatataatttattattacactcacgggcaatgaaaaggttccactgagaagagcaccaaattactaccACTAAACGtaaaaaagctagcttaatgccgtcttctgcaacatttaaatacatttaacagagcctCAGGATATTgccaactaaaatcggtaatattttgttccaattttaaattcaatctttgaaatattggggtcgtttgttgtcggcattttgtgagtggaactttttcattgcacggcAGTGTATTATAACCATAATAACCACGTTATTATGAACTTTAGTTTAGTTAGTACATTGAATTAcgaactaaataaataaattacaagtAGCCATTCTAGGCATGCCTGattaagggcggattcgaccaacgtcgagtaactttttactcacgagtaaagtaccagttactcgcgagtaagcagattttgcattctaccaaacctgaaaccaagataactagcttatcccaagaataaaatgttataccgccaaaattgaccgtgtaacgagcttatccgagagtaattttgtaatggcggcagcacatcagctgattagaaaaccgtcataatgacatataaacacatctgtcaaaacataaacaaaagtacgttaaaaggcaaagtctcagaataacaacagcgaataaaatattaaaacataaacaatttcatacttttataatccattcaaactaagttggcatgtcatttctattgcatgctttgaaacgcagctatttttattttagttgcattacagtttcgttcctcgttcattcaatttaatcatggtataacttggtagaatgcaaatgtacttatcctagatatttactcgcgtataattttaattccggtatagttattctcgtgtaacgtgatgtttggacgaattcaccctaagagataattaaatttcagTATTTTGGTAACTGGGAAGAGCTTTGGAAGTTCTCCTTCTGTATATGGGTAGTTCATAAGGTATGTTCAGCCTAACCTGGGCAGTCACAAAATTACAACTTAGCTGACTTTTACTATTGTAACAGACGCAAATTTAACTCTACATAGTCTTGTCATTGACACGCCAAGAAGACGAACGGATcctgaaaacataattatttaggtaggtacatcgtGCGAGCCCTAACttgaaaattacaaaacaaaatgtattttattatttaggaCGACAAAATTATCAGTTTTTAGTTTGATATTAGTATATAGTATCcactattttatattattctaTATACTCTCACCTGCGTCCACCTAAACCAAGTTAAATTCGGATTACTATTagaaacaatatttataaaaataattatatgacaAGGATTTTCTTTTCATCTTTtctataaatatgaaaaagcTGCTTACCTGGACGTTCCtgtaaaaagttactgaaGCCTTCACTAAAGGTGATTTTAACCTTCATAATACTTTGAGAGGTATTTACTCCTAACCAGGAAAAAAAATCGTAAAAGTTAAGTAATGGACCAAATTCAATTAAGGCTACGGTGCAGACGCAACTGGGTACTGTttcaatacttaaatatataaaaaacaaggagtttgttatacttatatatGGGATAGAATCGATGCTACAGGAAAGCTTTGAGAATGCAAAGCTCGCACGTAAAACTGCTAACTGGGCCTTAGAAAGGACCTAAATACTCATTATCGAGGAAATTTCACGTGAAAACGGgtaaatgtacttaataacACTGCATATCAATATAACATGTGTGCTTTTTAAATAAGCAcgtcttattattattacactcccgagcaatgaaaaagttcaattTACATAACACCAAACGTCCCatatttttcaaagatttaattaaaaattgtaCCATAAAATTACTGTTTTTAGATGGTAAaatcctgatgctctgataaatgtacttcaatctTACAGAAGatgtcattaagctagcatttttcgtttaaatgtattttggtgcttttctcagtggaaccttttcattgcccgtgagtgtattactaGGACTAGGAGTAAATTTACTAGCCACAAAAACCCAggcttttaaattattatactagTCAGCatgttaatatttaaaatgaatCCTTATGACCTTGAAGTTAATTGGCTTCAGAAAATTCAAAGCTTTCCTTTATCTTCGTCTTCGTACATAGACATAATTTTGGTTCTTTTGTACAGATTAAAAAGCATTTCTGAAGCAACATCATATTCTTTACATCAACgacattaataaaaacaaaggtaagtaagtactgagtagtttattaatttatttattaaacagaTTCAGTTTTAACTCAACCATTTTGATAAAACTGCAGTGCAAACCGTGTTGTAAGTGTATCTCGAAACGTTTGTCGACGACGATGCGACAGTATCGATTATAAGTAAAATTAGACTAAACTGGACGTttgcccgcgcccgccgcaaCAAATAGTACTGGGGCATGCGACCAATCGTAACAGACGCAAATACGCACTCGCTGCACTTACTGAGGGCTGCCATTGCCTCCCTCATCATCACAACGAATAATCTTAAACTTTACCTAAAGCTGACAAAATGCTATGATGTCATCGGTCAATAAACTTCTACTTCTGGGCATTATTTAGGGAGTTCCACAGTACTCTTTCCCCGAATTTCTTCATGAAGGCACTGTACCGATCGGGGCCAGGATCTTTGGTAAATCTAAAAAAAGTAGTGTAAAgtggtataaataaaaactgattATTAGCAGCCCCTAGCCTAGGTCAGTGCTGAGCAAAGCTTGCGAAACCTTTTTTATGtcctaagtaataatatcgttgatttttggcaataaactgagaataataaacttataactTAGAAAAGCTTTATACAGTCATGTAAACTGTAAAAtacaagtattgttttatatGGTTATACGTAAGATGCAACACCTCAGTGAAACCATAAAACACATTTTATACACTTTCTaccataaaattaaacaaccaTCGCCCTCGGTCGGTATCGTGCGACATGTCACAAAATAGTGTGGTTATTCATACTAACTTTCAACTactactaataaataaataatagccgttattttattatttaatatcttAAGTTTCAGGTTTTCACGCTTACCAATTGCTTTAAGTCAACTCTGACTACTTACCCCTTCGAGACAATCACTTTACAATTAATGCAAGTTTTTGGACACATCTTAACGCAAGTTCTTAATAGGTCCatcataaactttattaaatctaAAATCTGTAATTACATCatcaaaatcaataattaattgATCTTAGATTGCATTTAGAAATTTTAAAACAGTGTACCAATGTTTCGTTTAACTGCTGTTTAGTACCCCATattcatcacaacccatcacgtccccactgctggggcacgggtctccttccaatgaaggaagggtttaggcccagtccaccacgctggcctagtgcgggttggtggaccccaacacaagcaaacTTGTGCTGAGATAGTTGtcaaattgataaataaataaattaaatacacaAATTGAACTGAAAGTTTCATAGCAGCGCCATAGGTGTCCGCGAGTGACGCGGCGCGGTGAATGCggaagcggcggcggcgaatGGGAGCGCGGGATGCGCCTGCGCCGGTCTCCGCCGCATTTGTCACTACGCACCCCGATATTTAGGCTAGCCGATGC
This is a stretch of genomic DNA from Plutella xylostella chromosome 4, ilPluXylo3.1, whole genome shotgun sequence. It encodes these proteins:
- the LOC105387335 gene encoding 5'-AMP-activated protein kinase subunit gamma-2 is translated as MDPILENEASSSETPTKYGKSKHKNKKKKSQDAQSGSQTVVGERRKFVVTKLPVEAKEAAEAAHNNAHTVHFGTRGAEAQRPHARSLFARPEPARPASAEREPLPKEYETFHGTSSSPRSSIFDMFRLRRKSDAKKHQSLIQNVKGALTGASRSTEAPEASKDDPSSEESGKSDKKYYHTVTGASSRKYSPITRVMDIFRSKPHTEDQKPAADPVKKKSGKQPRRSSIGTTSPTYQKNSYASLDPVQAKQLFREVRGLPKYDPYLSIVQISLGGRDKTRLLLNFFKYHKCYEMLPKSAKVIIFDTQFLVRKTFPTLISHGIRSAPLWDSTKKQLVGMITVTDFIRILLHLEAAGTSVDELERHTLHAWKRLLRPSRKPLCVVGPDQSLHEAINYLNKHRVHRLLLVDPVCGDVLYILSHKRILRFLFVYLNEFPELTFFHKNLVELKIGTYDNIVSVTESTSIKTAFQLLLEKDISALPILDENKKLLDVYAKYEVLNLVSEKIYSDLSVTIGEVRNKKKDWEEKLQKCRSSITLYEALEVIVRTESHRLLLVDKEDKLIGIVSLSDILVYLNRIIPTEKKVSSLQELFKPLEENKVTESVKETENEDIVLEVPVLNSTSNGPNKIIAEVSEENEDEKGNTGVLESDGTEVQNDVTDCAEIEHASNNTDSDIESSLNIEPIELHISE